The following are encoded together in the Salvia hispanica cultivar TCC Black 2014 chromosome 6, UniMelb_Shisp_WGS_1.0, whole genome shotgun sequence genome:
- the LOC125196328 gene encoding protein yippee-like At5g53940 isoform X4, translating into MGRIFVVDLEGITYNCKFCKTQLAQPHQLVSRSFHCQRGKAYLFNTVVNVTSGPPEERMMISGMHTLSDVFCCSCGHLLGWKYLVAHEESQKYKEETEL; encoded by the exons ATGGGAAggatatttgttgttgatttgGAAGGAATAACTTACAATTGCAAATTCTGCAAAACCCAGCTAGCACAGCCTCATCAACTTGTTTCCCGG TCATTTCACTGCCAAAGGGGGAAGGCTTATCTCTTTAATACTGT AGTGAATGTGACATCTGGTCCTCCTGAGGAGAGGATGATGATTTCTGGTATGCACACATTATCAGATGTATTTTGCTGCTCTTGTGGGCACTTACTAGGCTGGAAATAT TTGGTCGCACACGAGGAGAGCCAGAAATATAAAGAAG AGACGGAATTATAG
- the LOC125196328 gene encoding protein yippee-like At5g53940 isoform X3, whose amino-acid sequence MGRIFVVDLEGITYNCKFCKTQLAQPHQLVSRSFHCQRGKAYLFNTVVNVTSGPPEERMMISGMHTLSDVFCCSCGHLLGWKYLVAHEESQKYKEGKFALERDGIIDGADSEFYIAFL is encoded by the exons ATGGGAAggatatttgttgttgatttgGAAGGAATAACTTACAATTGCAAATTCTGCAAAACCCAGCTAGCACAGCCTCATCAACTTGTTTCCCGG TCATTTCACTGCCAAAGGGGGAAGGCTTATCTCTTTAATACTGT AGTGAATGTGACATCTGGTCCTCCTGAGGAGAGGATGATGATTTCTGGTATGCACACATTATCAGATGTATTTTGCTGCTCTTGTGGGCACTTACTAGGCTGGAAATAT TTGGTCGCACACGAGGAGAGCCAGAAATATAAAGAAGGCAAATTTGCTCTTGagag AGACGGAATTATAGATGGAGCGGACTCTGAATTCTATATCGCCTTTCTATGA
- the LOC125196328 gene encoding protein yippee-like At5g53940 isoform X1 — MGRIFVVDLEGITYNCKFCKTQLAQPHQLVSRSFHCQRGKAYLFNTVVNVTSGPPEERMMISGMHTLSDVFCCSCGHLLGWKYLVAHEESQKYKEGKFALERYSLRPKILDPFLLGTRI; from the exons ATGGGAAggatatttgttgttgatttgGAAGGAATAACTTACAATTGCAAATTCTGCAAAACCCAGCTAGCACAGCCTCATCAACTTGTTTCCCGG TCATTTCACTGCCAAAGGGGGAAGGCTTATCTCTTTAATACTGT AGTGAATGTGACATCTGGTCCTCCTGAGGAGAGGATGATGATTTCTGGTATGCACACATTATCAGATGTATTTTGCTGCTCTTGTGGGCACTTACTAGGCTGGAAATAT TTGGTCGCACACGAGGAGAGCCAGAAATATAAAGAAGGCAAATTTGCTCTTGagaggtactccctccgtcccaagatattagaccccTTTCTTTTAGGCACGAGAATTTAG
- the LOC125196328 gene encoding protein yippee-like At5g53940 isoform X2, whose protein sequence is MGRIFVVDLEGITYNCKFCKTQLAQPHQLVSRSFHCQRGKAYLFNTVVNVTSGPPEERMMISGMHTLSDVFCCSCGHLLGWKYLVAHEESQKYKEGKFALESRDGIIDGADSEFYIAFL, encoded by the exons ATGGGAAggatatttgttgttgatttgGAAGGAATAACTTACAATTGCAAATTCTGCAAAACCCAGCTAGCACAGCCTCATCAACTTGTTTCCCGG TCATTTCACTGCCAAAGGGGGAAGGCTTATCTCTTTAATACTGT AGTGAATGTGACATCTGGTCCTCCTGAGGAGAGGATGATGATTTCTGGTATGCACACATTATCAGATGTATTTTGCTGCTCTTGTGGGCACTTACTAGGCTGGAAATAT TTGGTCGCACACGAGGAGAGCCAGAAATATAAAGAAGGCAAATTTGCTCTTGagag CAGAGACGGAATTATAGATGGAGCGGACTCTGAATTCTATATCGCCTTTCTATGA